The following are encoded together in the Lactuca sativa cultivar Salinas chromosome 1, Lsat_Salinas_v11, whole genome shotgun sequence genome:
- the LOC122195204 gene encoding LOW QUALITY PROTEIN: photosystem I P700 chlorophyll a apoprotein A2 (The sequence of the model RefSeq protein was modified relative to this genomic sequence to represent the inferred CDS: deleted 2 bases in 2 codons; substituted 5 bases at 5 genomic stop codons) — translation MALRFPRFSQGLAQDPTTRRIXFGIATAHDFESHDDITEERLYQNIFASHFGQLAIIFLWTSGNLFHVAWQGNFESWVQDPLHVRPIAHAIWDPHFGQPAVEAFTRGGALGLVNIVYSSVYQWWYTIGLRTNEDLYTGALFLLLISAISLIAGWLHLQPKWKPSVSWFKNAESHLNHHLSGLFGVSSLAWTGHLVHVAIPASRGEYVRWNNFLDVLPHPQGLGPLFTGQWNLYAQNPDSGSHLFGSSQGARTAILTLLGGFHPQTXSLWLTDMAHHHLAIAFLILIVGHMYRTNFGIGHSMKDLLDAHIPPGGRLGRGHKGLYDTINNSLHFQLGLALASLGVITSLVAQHMYSLSAYAFIAQDFTTQPALYTHHQYIAGFIMTXAFAHGAIFFIRDYNPEQNEDNVLARMLEHKEAIIFHLSWASLFLGFHTLGLYVHNDVMLAFGTPKKQILIEPIFAQWIQSAHGKTSYGFDILLSSTNGPTFNAGRSIWLPGWLNAINENSNSLFLTIGPGDFLVHHAITLGLHTTTLILVKGVLDARGSKLMPDKKDFGYSFPCDGPGRGGTCDISAWDAFYLAVFWMLNTIGWVTFYXHWKHITLWQGNVSQFNESSTYLMGWLRDYLWLNSSQLINGYNPFGMNSLSVWAWIILFGHLVWATGFMLLISWRRYWQELIETLAXAHERTPLANLIRWRDKPVALSIVQERLVGLAHFSVGYIFTYAAFLIASTSGKFG, via the exons ATGGCATTAAGATTTCCAAGGTTTAGCCAAGGCTTAGCTCAGGACCCCACTACTCGTCGTATTTAGTTTGGTATTGCTACCGCGCATGACTTCGAGAGTCATGATGATATTACTGAGGAACGTCTTTATCAGAATATTTTTGCTTCTCACTTTGGTCAATTAGCAATAATTTTTCTGTGGACATCCGGAAATCTCTTTCATGTAGCTTGGCAAGGAAATTTTGAGTCATGGGTACAGGACCCTTTACATGTAAGACCTATTGCTCATGCAATTTGGGATCCTCATTTTGGTCAACCGGCTGTAGAAGCTTTTACCCGAGGGGGTGCTCTTGGCCTAGTGAATATCGTCTATTCTAGTGTTTACCAGTGGTGGTATACAATCGGTTTACGAACTAATGAAGATCTTTATACTGGAGCTCTTTTTCTATTATTAATTTCTGCCATATCTTTAATAGCGGGTTGGTTACACCTACAACCGAAATGGAAACCGAGTGTTTCGTGGTTCAAAAATGCAGAATCTCATCTCAATCATCATTTATCAGGACTCTTCGGCGTAAGTTCCTTGGCTTGGACAGGGCATTTAGTCCATGTCGCTATTCCTGCATCCAGAGGGGAGTACGTTCGATGGAATAATTTCTTAGATGTATTACCACATCCCCAAGGATTAGGCCCACTTTTTACAGGTCAGTGGAATCTTTATGCTCAAAATCCCGATTCAGGTAGTCATTTATTTGGTAGCTCCCAAGGAGCAAGAACTGCCATTTTAACCCTTCTCGGGGGATTCCATCCACAAACCTAAAGTTTATGGCTGACTGATATGGCTCATCATCATTTAGCTATTGCATTTCTTATTCTTATTGTTGGGCATATGTATAGAACTAATTTTGGGATTGGGCACAGTATGAAAGATCTTTTAGATGCACATATCCCTCCGGGAGGGCGATTGGGACGTGGGCATAAGGGCCTTTATGACACAATTAATAATTCGCTTCATTTTCAATTAGGCCTTGCTCTAGCTTCTTTAGGGGTTATTACTTCTTTGGTAGCTCAACACATGTACTCTTTATCCGCTTATGCATTTATAGCACAAGACTTTACTACTCAACCTGCATTATATACTCATCACCAATACATTGCAGGATTCATCATGACATGAGCTTTTGCTCATGGAGCTATATTTTTTATTAGGGATTACAATCCGGAACAGAATGAAGATAATGTATTGGCACGAATGTTAGAGCATAAAGAAGCT ATCATATTTCATTTAAGTTGGGCCAGCCTCTTTTTAGGTTTCCATACCTTGGGACTTTATGTTCATAATGATGTCATGCTTGCCTTTGGTACTCCGAAGAAGCAAATCTTAATCGAACCTATATTTGCTCAATGGATACAATCTGCTCATGGTAAAACTTCATATGGGTTCGATATACTTTTATCTTCAACGAATGGCCCGACATTCAATGCGGGTCGAAGCATATGGTTGCCGGGTTGGTTAAATGCTATTAATGAGAATAGTAATTCACTATTCTTAACAATAGGTCCTGGGGACTTTTTGGTTCATCATGCTATTACTCTGGGTTTACATACAACTACGTTGATCTTAGTA AAAGGTGTGTTAGATGCGCGTGGTTCCAAGTTAATGCCAGATAAAAAGGATTTCGGTTATAGTTTTCCGTGCGATGGCCCAGGACGAGGCGGTACTTGTGATATTTCAGCTTGGGACGCATTTTATTTGGCAGTTTTTTGGATGTTAAATACCATTGGATGGGTTACTTTTTATTGACATTGGAAGCACATTACATTATGGCAGGGTAATGTTTCACAGTTTAATGAATCTTCCACTTATTTGATGGGCTGGTTAAGAGATTATTTATGGTTAAACTCATCACAACTTATTAATGGATATAACCCTTTTGGTATGAATAGTTTATCAGTCTGGGCATGGATTATTTTATTTGGACATCTGGTTTGGGCTACTGGATTTATGTTATTAATTTCCTGGCGTAGATATTGGCAGGAATTGATTGAAACTTTAGCATAGGCTCATGAACGCACACCTTTGGCCAATTTGATTCGTTGGAGAGATAAACCGGTGGCACTTTCCATTGTACAAGAAAGATTGGTTGGATTAGCCCACTTTTCTGTAGGTTATATATTTACTTATGCAGCTTTCTTGATTGCCTCTACATCAGGGAAATTTGGTTAA
- the LOC122194800 gene encoding LOW QUALITY PROTEIN: photosystem I P700 chlorophyll a apoprotein A1 (The sequence of the model RefSeq protein was modified relative to this genomic sequence to represent the inferred CDS: inserted 3 bases in 3 codons; deleted 1 base in 1 codon), which produces MFPRWVNRPGVMTVLSWVQPVEILWLTNTAHLHLAIAILFLIAGHMYRTNWGIGHGLKDILEAHKGPFTSQGHKGLYEILTTSWHAQLSLNLAMLGSLTIVVAHHMYAMPPYPYLATDYGKQLSLFTHHVWIGGFLIVGAAAHAAXFMVRDYDPTTRYNDLLDRVLRHRDAIISHLNWACIFLGFHNFGLYIHNDTMSALGRPQDMFSDTAIQLQPVFSQWIQNTHALAPGATAPGATSSTSLTWGGGDLVAVGGKVALLPIPLGTAYFLGHHIHAFTIHVTVLILMKGVLFARSSRLIPDKXNLGFRFPCDGPGRGGGXCQVSAWDHVFLGLFWMYNSISVVIFHFSWKMQSDVLSNQGVVTHIMGGNFVQSSITINGWLRDFLWTQASQVIQSYGSSLSAYGLFFFLGDHFLWAFSLMFLFNGRGYWQELIESIVWAHNKLKVAPATQPRALRIVQGRAVGVTHYLLGGIATTWAFFLARIIAVG; this is translated from the exons ATGTTTCCCCGTTGGGTGAATCGCCCTGGTGTCATGACAGTTCTTAG ttgggttCAACCAGTAGAGATTCTATGGCTAACTAATACGGCACACCTTCATTTAGCTATTGCAATTCTTTTTCTGATAGCGGGTCACATGTATAGGACCAACTGGGGCATTGGTCATGGGCTAAAAGATATTTTAGAAGCTCATAAAGGTCCATTTACGAGCCAAGGCCATAAAGGCCTATATGAGATCCTAACAACGTCATGGCATGCTCAATTATCTCTTAACCTAGCTATGTTAGGCTCTTTAACCATTGTTGTAGCTCACCATATGTATGCCATGCCCCCTTATCCATATCTAGCTACTGACTATGGTAAACAACTGTCATTGTTCACACATCatgtgtggattggtggatttcTCATAGTTGGTGCTGCTGCGCATGCAG ATTTTATGGTAAGAGACTATGATCCAACTACTCGATACAACGATCTATTAGATCGTGTTCTTAGGCATCGCGATGCAATCATATCACATCTCAACTGGGCATGTATATTTCTAGGCTTTCACAATTTTGGTTTGTATATTCATAATGATACCATGAGCGCTTTAGGGCGTCCTCAAGATATGTTTTCAGATACCGCTATCCAATTACAACCCGTCTTTTCTCAATGGATACAAAACACCCACGCTTTAGCACCTGGTGCAACGGCTCCTGGTGCAACATCAAGTACCAGTTTAACTTGG GGGGGGGGTGATTTAGTAGCAGTGGGCGGCAAGGTAGCTTTGTTACCTATTCCATTAGGAACGGCGTATTTTTTGGGACATCACATTCATGCATTTACGATTCATGTGACGGTATTGATACTTATGAAAGGTGTTCTATTTGCTCGTAGCTCCCGTTTGATACCGGATA CAAATCTTGGTTTTCGTTTTCCTTGTGATGGGCCTGGAAGGGGGGGTG CATGTCAAGTATCAGCTTGGGACCATGTTTTCTTAGGACTATTCTGGATGTACAATTCAATTTCAGTAGTCATATTTCATTTCAGTTGGAAAATGCAGTCAGATGTTTTAAGCAATCAAGGAGTAGTAACTCATATCATGGGAGGAAACTTTGTGCAGAGCTCTATTACTATTAATGGGTGGCTCCGCGATTTCTTATGGACACAGGCATCTCAGGTAATTCAGTCTTATGGTTCTTCATTATCCGCATATGGCCTTTTTTTTTTCCTAGGTGATCATTTTTTATGGGCTTttagtttaatgtttttattcaaTGGACGTGGTTATTGGCAAGAACTTATTGAATCCATCGTTTGGGctcataataaattaaaagttgcTCCTGCTACCCAGCCGAGAGCCTTAAGAATTGTACAAGGACGTGCTGTAGGAGTAACCCATTACCTTCTGGGTGGAATTGCCACAACATGGGCGTTCTTCTTAGCAAGAATTATTGCAGTAGGATAA